In the genome of Poecilia reticulata strain Guanapo linkage group LG16, Guppy_female_1.0+MT, whole genome shotgun sequence, one region contains:
- the LOC103477694 gene encoding neurexophilin-1, translated as MRRTADMKSTCLWAAAALLSLSSLVTSADSPHSGSSDLRQSSKSKVKTYWTESNKAVSISRLLSQTIYGKENFTSVDLNYDDADAYSKPEQWNWLYNASTPRDPRPRTKRRPIVKTGKFKKMFGWGDFHSNIKTVKLNLLITGKIVDHGNGTFSVYFRHNSTGQGNVSVGLVPPTKAVEFQVHPQQQHFHQHNHNQQQQQQTALETKDTKLFNCRVEYEKVEKGTRNSLCAHDPSQSCPQEQTQSHVSWLCSKPFKVICIFITFYSTDYKLVQKVCPDYNYHSDTPYLPTG; from the coding sequence gtgACCAGTGCTGATTCACCTCACTCAGGAAGTTCGGACTTGAGACAGAGCTCCAAATCCAAAGTGAAGACGTACTGGACTGAAAGCAACAAAGCTGTCTCCATCAGTCGCCTGCTGTCTCAAACCATCTACGGGAAGGAGAACTTCACCTCGGTGGACCTGAATTACGACGACGCGGACGCCTACTCCAAACCGGAGCAGTGGAACTGGCTTTACAACGCTTCAACTCCGCGCGATCCGCGGCCTCGCACGAAAAGACGGCCCATCGTCAAGACCGGGAAGTTCAAGAAGATGTTCGGCTGGGGCGACTTCCATTCAAACATCAAAACCGTGAAGCTAAACCTCCTCATCACCGGGAAAATAGTGGATCACGGCAACGGCACCTTCAGCGTCTACTTCCGGCACAACTCCACCGGCCAGGGCAACGTTTCCGTCGGGCTCGTTCCCCCGACGAAGGCGGTGGAGTTCCAGGTCCAtccgcagcagcagcacttcCACCAACATAACcacaaccagcagcagcagcagcagacggcTCTGGAGACCAAAGACACCAAGCTGTTCAACTGCAGGGTGGAGTACGAGAAGGTGGAGAAGGGCACCAGGAACTCGCTGTGCGCCCACGACCCGTCGCAGAGCTGCCCGCAGGAGCAGACGCAGAGCCACGTGTCCTGGCTGTGCTCCAAACCCTTCAAGGTCATCTGCATCTTCATCACCTTCTACAGCACCGACTACAAGCTGGTGCAGAAGGTCTGCCCGGACTACAACTACCACAGCGACACCCCCTACCTCCCCACCGGGTGA